One Bufo gargarizans isolate SCDJY-AF-19 chromosome 4, ASM1485885v1, whole genome shotgun sequence DNA window includes the following coding sequences:
- the LOC122935190 gene encoding fucolectin-4-like, whose protein sequence is MELLHSAALLCILWIAAAQNVRNVALQGRATQSTIYNGISTAINSIDGNLNSNFHHGSCSCTSQEASPWWRVDLLRPHRISHIIITNRGDCCGERLNGAKILVGNSLENNGNNNPSCADVTSIPNGGTKTFQCTNMVGQYVSIILPKKNTYLQLCEVQVFGIPESNDPPCF, encoded by the exons ATGGAATTACTCCATAGCGCCGCCCTCCTGTGCATTCTGTGGATAGCTGCTGCTCAGAATG TCAGAAATGTCGCCCTTCAGGGTCGTGCAACTCAATCCACCATATACAATGGGATCTCCACTGCCATAAATTCCATAGATGGCAATCTAAACTCAAATTTCCACCATGGATCATGCTCCTGTACCAGTCAGGAGGCATCTCCCTGGTGGAGGGTGGACCTACTGAGACCTCACAGAATCTCCCACATCATCATCACTAACAGAGGGGACTGCTGTGGGGAAAGGCTGAATGGAGCCAAAATCCTGGTCGGGAACTCCCTGGAGAACAATGGCAACAACAACCCAAG CTGTGCAGATGTCACCTCTATACCCAACGGGGGCACCAAGACCTTCCAGTGCACCAACATGGTGGGCCAATATGTCAGCATCATCCTGCCAAAAAAGAACACCTACCTGCAGCTGTGCGAGGTCCAAGTCTTTGGTATTCCTGAATCTAATGACCCCCCGTGCTTTTAG